The following coding sequences are from one Deinococcus apachensis DSM 19763 window:
- a CDS encoding thioesterase family protein yields the protein MRPIPPGFTQTLTVLVTDEMTVNFGELGAVHPVYATYWMARHFEEAGRKIILPFLEDGEGGIGTEVQVTHTASALPGMTVTVTATFERMEGRRLLCSLRAVSELGDEIGHGTTGQMALPQARIDANFERLRQRWAARTGGNSGDHVTL from the coding sequence ATGCGCCCCATCCCGCCCGGCTTCACCCAGACCCTCACCGTCTTGGTCACCGACGAGATGACCGTGAATTTCGGGGAACTCGGCGCGGTGCATCCCGTGTACGCGACGTACTGGATGGCCCGCCACTTCGAGGAGGCGGGCCGCAAGATCATCCTCCCCTTCCTGGAGGACGGCGAGGGCGGCATCGGCACCGAGGTGCAGGTCACGCATACGGCCTCGGCGCTGCCCGGCATGACCGTCACCGTGACCGCCACCTTCGAGCGGATGGAGGGCCGCCGCCTTCTCTGCTCTCTGCGCGCGGTTTCGGAACTTGGCGATGAGATCGGGCACGGCACGACCGGGCAGATGGCGCTGCCGCAGGCGAGGATCGACGCGAACTTCGAGCGGCTGCGGCAGCGGTGGGCGGCGCGGACGGGTGGAAATTCCGGGGACCACGTCACTCTGTAG
- a CDS encoding YihY/virulence factor BrkB family protein: MKFADLFTLIREAALAFGQDKAPRLAAAIAYYAMFSIAPLLLFAVAVAGFFLTNDAVINNLFGANGLVAQNLGDQAANFLRELVTSQEGIQRGSILATVIGFVTLFLGATGLFVQLQDALSSMWGADPPPPQGLVKIVQTRVISFLLILGIGLILLAFLGLNTYLSAIAQRLGDLIGAGAFFVRAGTALLSVGLLTPVFALIYKFLPAVKLQWHEVWVGSAVTALLFTLGQLAIGLYFGRAAPGSLFGAAGTLVVLLLWIYYSAMIFFFGAEVTWVYSQKYGTHAGGAVNTGKKQALAAKGAGIDTAPSEQEAKAQANADPGDARADARGRVQMPGAQGAPAGGGARGTFRVRTFTPRDTVPGVGRALWNAVTAVMAVPAVLVLRLLGWKGTRQVRRK; the protein is encoded by the coding sequence ATGAAGTTCGCCGACCTGTTCACCCTGATCCGGGAAGCGGCGCTCGCCTTCGGGCAGGACAAGGCCCCCCGGCTGGCGGCGGCCATCGCCTACTACGCCATGTTCTCCATCGCGCCGCTGCTGCTCTTCGCGGTGGCGGTGGCGGGCTTTTTCCTCACCAATGACGCGGTGATCAACAACCTGTTCGGCGCGAACGGGCTGGTCGCCCAGAACCTGGGGGATCAGGCGGCGAACTTCCTGAGGGAGCTGGTGACCAGCCAGGAGGGCATCCAGCGCGGCTCCATTCTGGCGACGGTCATCGGCTTCGTGACCCTCTTTCTGGGGGCCACCGGCCTCTTCGTGCAGCTTCAGGACGCCCTGAGCAGCATGTGGGGGGCCGACCCGCCGCCGCCCCAGGGCCTCGTGAAGATCGTGCAGACGCGGGTGATCTCGTTCCTGCTGATCCTGGGGATCGGGCTGATCCTGCTCGCCTTCCTGGGCCTGAACACCTACCTCTCGGCCATCGCGCAGCGCCTGGGGGATCTGATCGGGGCGGGGGCCTTTTTCGTGCGGGCGGGCACCGCGCTGCTCAGCGTCGGGCTGCTGACCCCGGTGTTCGCGCTGATCTACAAGTTCCTGCCCGCCGTGAAGCTCCAGTGGCACGAGGTCTGGGTCGGCAGCGCCGTGACCGCCCTGCTGTTCACGCTGGGGCAGCTCGCTATCGGCCTGTACTTCGGGCGGGCCGCACCGGGCAGCCTGTTCGGCGCGGCCGGAACGCTCGTGGTGTTGCTGCTGTGGATCTACTACAGCGCGATGATCTTCTTTTTCGGGGCCGAGGTGACCTGGGTGTACTCGCAGAAGTACGGCACCCACGCGGGCGGCGCCGTCAACACCGGCAAGAAGCAGGCACTGGCCGCCAAGGGCGCGGGGATCGACACTGCTCCCAGCGAGCAGGAGGCCAAGGCCCAGGCGAACGCCGACCCCGGGGACGCCCGCGCCGACGCGCGTGGCCGGGTGCAGATGCCGGGAGCGCAGGGGGCTCCTGCCGGGGGCGGGGCCAGGGGGACCTTCCGGGTGCGGACCTTCACCCCCCGGGATACGGTGCCGGGGGTCGGCCGGGCCCTCTGGAACGCGGTCACGGCGGTGATGGCCGTTCCGGCGGTCCTGGTGCTTCGCCTGCTGGGCTGGAAGGGGACGCGGCAGGTGCGGCGCAAATAG
- the hisA gene encoding 1-(5-phosphoribosyl)-5-[(5-phosphoribosylamino)methylideneamino]imidazole-4-carboxamide isomerase, with the protein MTAAPLPQIIPCVDIQSGRAVRLYEGDPDRETVYFESPLEAARHWVRLGAGLIHLVDLDAATRRGQNREVIRRITAELEVPVEVGGGIRDRAAAEELLQAGVERVVIGTAAVKSPELVQDLIAAHSSERVVVSLDARGLEVATHGWAEGSGVSVAELTPTLAEAGLETLIFTDVTRDGTLKGLNRELMRQVRQLWTNTLIVGGGVANLDDVRLLAEEGIHGAIVGRAIYEGTLPYPVTGL; encoded by the coding sequence ATGACTGCCGCCCCCCTCCCCCAGATCATCCCCTGCGTGGACATCCAGTCGGGCCGCGCCGTCCGGCTGTACGAGGGGGACCCCGACCGCGAGACGGTGTACTTCGAGTCCCCGCTGGAAGCCGCCCGACACTGGGTCCGGCTGGGCGCCGGGCTGATCCACCTGGTGGACCTCGACGCCGCGACGAGGCGAGGGCAGAACCGGGAAGTCATCCGCCGGATCACCGCCGAGCTGGAGGTCCCAGTCGAGGTCGGAGGCGGCATCCGGGACCGGGCCGCGGCGGAAGAACTGCTCCAGGCGGGGGTGGAGCGGGTGGTGATCGGCACCGCCGCCGTGAAAAGCCCGGAGCTGGTGCAGGACCTGATCGCCGCCCACAGTTCCGAGCGGGTGGTCGTGAGCCTCGACGCGCGCGGCCTGGAGGTCGCCACGCACGGCTGGGCCGAGGGCAGCGGCGTCAGCGTGGCCGAACTCACCCCCACGCTGGCCGAGGCGGGGCTGGAAACCTTGATCTTTACGGACGTGACCCGCGACGGCACCCTGAAGGGCCTGAACCGCGAATTGATGCGGCAGGTGCGCCAGCTCTGGACGAACACCCTGATCGTGGGCGGCGGCGTGGCGAACCTGGATGACGTGCGCCTGCTGGCCGAGGAGGGCATTCACGGCGCCATCGTGGGCCGCGCGATCTACGAGGGGACGCTGCCCTACCCGGTGACGGGGCTGTAG
- a CDS encoding glycosyltransferase family 4 protein, with protein sequence MRIGIVTATYLPSRNGVATSTALYARGLRERGHEVRIFAPRHPLAPEQEEGVYRLNSSFAGARALGAPADYPVMLAPGPLLTARLPLRDLDVLHTMHPFLAGRLALTWSRLANAPVVFTAHTQYDQYLHYTPMPRRVGRAMLRPHISAFARRVDTVLAPGHAMEMMLREYGFGGEVGLFPNPVDLAAFRNVRGEDVRAEYGVPQDVPLVMYLGRLAPEKNLDVLLRAFAQAQASRPELRLLVVGDGPSRLEAQEGAPRGVTFTGPVPYARVPEALAAADAFLTASTSEVLPMSMIEALAAGAPLVAARSPAALDLVQEGVNGTVTDTSPEGLAAGLLDVLDPARLPAFQAGARASAVQYDLSTRAAALEEVYVRTVARGRTRSRFWTGRIL encoded by the coding sequence GTGCGTATCGGGATCGTTACCGCCACCTACCTCCCGTCCCGGAACGGCGTCGCCACGAGTACCGCGCTGTACGCCCGCGGCCTGCGCGAGCGGGGCCACGAGGTCCGCATCTTCGCCCCGCGCCACCCCCTGGCCCCGGAGCAGGAGGAGGGCGTGTACCGCCTCAACTCGTCCTTCGCGGGGGCGCGGGCGCTCGGGGCTCCCGCTGACTACCCGGTGATGCTGGCCCCCGGGCCGCTCCTGACCGCGCGGCTGCCGCTGCGGGACCTCGACGTCCTGCACACCATGCACCCCTTCCTGGCAGGGAGGCTGGCGCTGACCTGGTCGCGGCTGGCGAACGCCCCGGTGGTGTTCACCGCACACACCCAGTACGACCAGTACCTGCACTACACCCCGATGCCCAGACGGGTGGGCCGCGCGATGCTGCGCCCGCACATCTCGGCCTTCGCCCGGCGGGTGGACACCGTGCTGGCCCCCGGCCACGCGATGGAGATGATGCTGCGAGAGTACGGCTTCGGCGGCGAGGTGGGGCTGTTTCCGAACCCGGTGGACCTGGCCGCGTTTCGGAACGTACGGGGGGAGGACGTCCGCGCCGAGTACGGCGTGCCGCAGGACGTGCCCCTCGTGATGTACCTGGGCCGCCTGGCGCCCGAGAAGAATCTGGACGTGCTGCTGCGCGCCTTTGCCCAGGCGCAGGCCTCGCGCCCGGAGCTGCGCCTGCTGGTGGTCGGGGACGGCCCCAGCCGGTTGGAGGCACAGGAGGGGGCGCCGCGGGGCGTCACCTTCACCGGCCCGGTCCCCTACGCCCGGGTGCCGGAAGCCCTGGCCGCCGCCGACGCCTTTCTCACCGCCAGCACCTCGGAAGTGCTTCCCATGAGCATGATCGAGGCGCTGGCCGCCGGTGCGCCCCTGGTCGCCGCCCGCAGCCCCGCCGCCCTCGATCTGGTGCAGGAGGGCGTGAACGGCACGGTAACGGACACCTCGCCGGAGGGTCTGGCCGCCGGACTGCTGGATGTGCTGGACCCCGCGCGCCTGCCCGCTTTCCAGGCCGGGGCACGGGCCAGCGCCGTGCAGTACGACCTGTCCACCCGGGCCGCCGCGCTGGAGGAGGTTTACGTGCGGACGGTGGCGCGGGGCCGGACGCGGAGTCGCTTCTGGACGGGGAGGATCCTGTGA
- a CDS encoding phosphotransferase family protein: MSSPALPQRYLDRIQAHFPELAPRQLEFNQDGLVNDVIIVNGDLVCRFPKHDWALALLRQEARVLDLARHHVTVPVPRFEVLEEDFAAYRFLPGEPLTRTRLFRLPGPVRRAVLSELLTFLRQLHGLPRHEVEAAGIGPSDAERTREDWLAFAEQVEDCLFPLLMRHQRGAFLDLFEPVREGSLDLEYTPRLIHGDLGVYHALLDPHAGRLSGIIDFGTAGLGDPATDLAVLLGNYGETPVTEGLVTYPELGEHLDRARFWLGTLEWQWALTGVAGGRAEFALAHLGGARDVLPIGFPRS, from the coding sequence ATGTCGTCACCGGCTCTGCCCCAGCGCTATCTGGACCGTATTCAGGCCCATTTTCCCGAGCTGGCCCCGCGCCAACTGGAGTTCAACCAGGACGGGCTCGTCAACGACGTGATCATCGTCAATGGCGATCTCGTCTGCCGCTTTCCCAAACATGACTGGGCGCTCGCCCTGCTGCGCCAGGAGGCCCGGGTGCTGGACCTGGCCCGGCACCACGTGACCGTGCCGGTCCCCCGGTTCGAGGTGCTGGAGGAGGATTTCGCGGCCTACCGCTTCCTGCCCGGCGAGCCGCTGACCCGAACACGGCTGTTCCGTCTCCCCGGGCCAGTGCGGCGAGCCGTCCTGTCCGAACTGCTGACCTTTCTGCGGCAGCTTCACGGTCTTCCCCGGCACGAGGTGGAGGCGGCGGGGATCGGCCCCTCGGACGCCGAGCGCACCCGGGAGGACTGGCTGGCCTTTGCCGAGCAGGTGGAAGACTGCCTCTTTCCCCTGCTGATGCGTCACCAGCGCGGGGCATTCCTTGACCTCTTCGAGCCGGTGCGGGAGGGCAGTCTCGACCTGGAGTACACGCCCCGGCTGATTCACGGGGACCTGGGGGTGTATCACGCGCTGCTCGACCCCCATGCGGGGCGGCTTTCCGGCATCATCGACTTCGGCACGGCCGGGCTGGGCGATCCCGCCACCGACCTGGCCGTGCTTCTCGGCAACTACGGCGAGACCCCGGTGACCGAAGGGCTGGTCACCTATCCCGAACTGGGGGAACACCTCGACCGCGCCCGCTTCTGGCTGGGCACCCTGGAGTGGCAGTGGGCGCTAACGGGCGTGGCGGGTGGCCGCGCCGAGTTCGCCCTGGCCCACCTCGGTGGTGCGCGCGACGTCCTTCCCATCGGCTTCCCCCGGAGCTGA
- a CDS encoding prolyl oligopeptidase family serine peptidase yields MTSPYPESPRGDHADVYTDAQGAEVRVPDPYRWLEDPDSPQTRAWVEAQNRVTQAHLDTLPARAAYLERLTALWDFPREGTPWKRGARYFRQHNPGLLNQPVLQVAESPRGPWRTLLDPNALSTDGTVALAGASLSEDGTRLAYGTQAGGSDWVTWQVREVEGGEDHPERLEWSKFGGAEWLPDGSGFYYSAYDAPVEGEALTGANRNQRLMFHRVGTPQPEDTLIVARPDEPDWGFSPRVTHDGRYLVLHVWKGTSPKNLLWVRPLSSDGPWTELVPDFRGSFDLIGSEGDALLVRTDEDAPRGKVIAWNLGTGERRDLIPEGAHKLDYVAAVPDGLLVVTLEDATHRVRLHGRDGTLQREVTLPGLGSLSGLETREDDPEVFLGFTSFLTPATPYRLLLPDGDLEPLADPPLTFDASAYEVTQEFATSRDGTRVPMFIVARKGLVRGGQNPTLLYGYGGFNISLTPAFSPSRLSWLERGGVYVQANLRGGGEYGEEWHQAGTLERKQNVFDDFIACAEHLIATGVASPAHLGIQGGSNGGLLVGACMTQRPDLFAAAIPQVGVLDMLRYQHFTIGWAWASDYGRADDPEMFSTLHAYSPLHNLREGTAYPATLITTGDHDDRVVPAHSFKFGAELQRCQSGDAPTLLRIQTRAGHGAGKPTALVIEEAADVWAFLEQVLGGPRPA; encoded by the coding sequence GTGACCTCCCCCTACCCCGAGTCCCCGCGTGGCGACCACGCGGACGTCTACACCGATGCCCAGGGCGCCGAGGTGCGGGTGCCCGACCCCTACCGCTGGCTGGAGGACCCCGACTCGCCCCAGACGCGCGCCTGGGTGGAGGCGCAGAACCGGGTGACGCAGGCCCACCTGGACACCCTGCCCGCCCGCGCCGCCTACCTTGAGCGCCTGACCGCCCTGTGGGACTTCCCGCGTGAGGGTACCCCCTGGAAACGTGGGGCGCGGTACTTCCGCCAGCACAACCCGGGGCTCCTCAACCAGCCCGTGTTGCAGGTGGCGGAGAGCCCGCGCGGACCGTGGCGCACCCTGCTCGACCCCAACGCGCTCAGCACGGACGGCACCGTGGCGCTGGCGGGCGCTTCGCTGAGCGAGGATGGCACCCGGCTCGCCTACGGCACCCAGGCGGGCGGCAGCGACTGGGTGACCTGGCAGGTGCGCGAGGTGGAGGGCGGCGAGGACCACCCCGAGCGGCTGGAGTGGAGCAAGTTCGGCGGCGCCGAGTGGCTTCCCGATGGCAGCGGCTTCTATTACAGCGCCTACGACGCCCCCGTCGAGGGCGAGGCGCTGACCGGTGCCAACCGGAACCAGCGCCTGATGTTCCACCGGGTCGGTACGCCCCAGCCCGAGGACACGCTGATCGTCGCCCGGCCCGACGAACCCGACTGGGGCTTCTCCCCCCGGGTCACCCACGATGGGCGCTACCTGGTGTTGCACGTCTGGAAGGGCACCAGCCCGAAAAATCTGCTGTGGGTCCGCCCCCTCAGCTCGGACGGCCCCTGGACCGAACTCGTCCCCGACTTCCGGGGGAGCTTCGACCTGATCGGGAGCGAGGGGGACGCGCTGCTCGTCAGGACCGATGAGGACGCCCCGCGCGGCAAGGTGATCGCCTGGAACCTGGGCACCGGTGAGCGCCGCGACCTGATTCCCGAGGGGGCGCACAAGCTGGATTACGTGGCCGCAGTCCCGGACGGCCTGCTCGTCGTCACGCTGGAGGACGCCACCCACCGCGTCCGGCTGCACGGGCGGGACGGCACCCTCCAGCGCGAGGTGACGCTGCCCGGCCTGGGGTCGCTCAGCGGCCTGGAAACCCGTGAGGACGATCCCGAGGTGTTCCTGGGCTTCACTTCCTTCCTGACCCCTGCCACGCCCTACCGCCTGCTGCTGCCGGACGGGGACCTCGAACCGCTCGCCGACCCGCCCCTCACCTTCGACGCCTCTGCTTACGAGGTCACCCAGGAGTTCGCCACCAGCCGCGACGGGACGCGGGTGCCGATGTTTATCGTGGCGCGCAAGGGGCTCGTGCGGGGCGGCCAAAATCCCACCCTGCTCTACGGCTACGGCGGTTTCAACATCAGCCTGACACCCGCCTTCAGCCCCTCGCGTTTGAGCTGGCTGGAGCGCGGCGGCGTGTACGTGCAGGCCAACCTGCGCGGCGGCGGCGAGTACGGCGAGGAGTGGCACCAGGCGGGCACTCTGGAGCGCAAGCAGAACGTGTTCGATGATTTTATCGCCTGCGCGGAGCATCTGATCGCCACGGGTGTGGCCTCCCCGGCGCACCTGGGCATCCAGGGGGGCAGCAACGGCGGGCTGCTCGTGGGCGCCTGTATGACCCAGCGGCCCGACCTCTTCGCGGCGGCCATTCCCCAGGTCGGCGTGCTGGACATGCTGCGCTACCAGCACTTCACCATCGGCTGGGCGTGGGCCTCCGACTACGGCCGCGCCGACGACCCGGAGATGTTCTCCACGCTCCACGCCTACTCGCCGCTGCACAACCTCAGGGAAGGCACCGCTTACCCGGCGACCCTCATCACCACGGGTGACCACGACGACCGGGTGGTGCCCGCCCACTCCTTCAAGTTCGGGGCCGAGCTGCAACGCTGCCAGTCGGGCGACGCTCCCACCCTGCTGCGAATCCAGACGCGGGCCGGGCACGGGGCGGGCAAGCCGACCGCCCTGGTGATCGAGGAGGCCGCCGACGTGTGGGCCTTTCTGGAGCAGGTGCTGGGAGGTCCGCGCCCCGCCTGA
- a CDS encoding malate dehydrogenase — MTTTTKQPVRVAVTGAAGQIGYSLLFRIASGDMLGKDQPVILQLLEITPALKALNGVVMELRDCAFPLLADIVTTDDPMVAFKDADYALLVGAMPRKAGMERGDLLGANGGIFKPQGEALNAVASRDVKILVVGNPANTNALIAQQNAPDLDPRQFTAMVRLDHNRAISQLAEKTGQPVSAIRNITIWGNHSSTQYPDLSQATVNGQPALDLVDREWYETTYIPTVAKRGAAIIEARGASSAASAASAAIDHMRDWALGTPEGEWVSMGIPSDGSYGVPEGLIYGFPVRTQNGQYEIVQGLEISDFSRGKMDATAQELTEERDEVRKLGLVK, encoded by the coding sequence ATGACAACCACCACCAAGCAACCCGTCCGCGTGGCTGTGACCGGCGCCGCCGGGCAGATCGGCTACAGCCTGCTCTTCCGCATCGCCTCGGGCGACATGCTGGGCAAGGACCAGCCCGTGATCCTGCAACTGCTGGAGATCACGCCCGCGCTCAAGGCCCTCAACGGCGTCGTGATGGAGCTTCGCGACTGCGCCTTCCCGCTGCTCGCCGACATCGTGACCACGGATGACCCGATGGTGGCGTTCAAGGACGCCGATTACGCCCTCCTCGTGGGCGCGATGCCGCGCAAGGCCGGGATGGAGCGTGGCGACCTGCTGGGCGCCAACGGCGGCATCTTCAAGCCGCAGGGCGAGGCGCTCAACGCCGTGGCGAGCCGCGACGTGAAGATCCTCGTGGTGGGCAACCCCGCGAACACGAACGCCCTGATCGCCCAGCAGAACGCGCCCGATCTCGACCCGAGGCAGTTCACCGCGATGGTGCGCCTCGACCACAACCGCGCGATCTCGCAGCTCGCCGAGAAGACGGGCCAGCCCGTCAGCGCGATCAGGAACATCACGATCTGGGGCAACCACTCCTCGACCCAGTACCCCGACCTGTCACAGGCGACGGTGAACGGCCAGCCTGCCCTCGACCTCGTGGACCGCGAGTGGTACGAGACGACCTACATCCCCACCGTCGCCAAGCGCGGCGCGGCGATCATCGAGGCGCGCGGGGCGAGCAGCGCGGCGTCGGCGGCGTCGGCGGCCATCGACCACATGCGCGACTGGGCGCTGGGCACCCCCGAGGGAGAGTGGGTGAGCATGGGCATCCCCAGTGACGGCTCCTACGGCGTGCCCGAGGGGCTGATCTACGGCTTCCCCGTCCGTACACAGAACGGCCAGTACGAGATCGTGCAGGGCCTGGAGATCAGCGACTTCAGCCGCGGCAAGATGGACGCCACCGCTCAGGAACTCACCGAGGAGCGCGACGAGGTCCGCAAGCTCGGCCTGGTGAAGTAA
- a CDS encoding aminoglycoside phosphotransferase family protein, with protein MIAIPEAFAARTIARSGEAGRRWIESLPGRVTELCTAWDLEVEGPAMYGEWGLVFAVRGPNLPAILKVTWPDEDGTLERAVMALTLWNGRGAVRLVRADVGRQALLLERLDSAADLSRVGVEEALHVAGALLRRLAVPAPAEFPSLGAVARQISSSLPRRWERQGRPLPPQVVERAADLARHLAPSVGSLTVNWDIHDGNVLRAEREPWLVIDPQVVAGDPEYGVAQLLWWRLEEIETRGGVEWALDQVVNSAGLDAALTRAWTYVRTVDYWLSGQEAGLTIDPPRCARVIERLEQVG; from the coding sequence ATGATCGCCATTCCCGAAGCTTTCGCTGCAAGGACCATTGCCCGTTCGGGTGAGGCGGGACGCCGCTGGATCGAGTCGTTGCCTGGGCGGGTTACTGAGCTGTGTACCGCGTGGGATCTGGAGGTGGAGGGCCCGGCCATGTACGGGGAATGGGGCCTGGTTTTCGCTGTTCGCGGTCCTAACTTACCCGCTATTCTCAAGGTCACCTGGCCGGACGAGGACGGTACCCTGGAGCGGGCGGTGATGGCCCTGACCTTGTGGAATGGGCGGGGCGCGGTTCGGCTGGTGCGGGCGGACGTCGGGCGACAGGCACTTCTCCTCGAACGACTCGACAGCGCTGCGGACCTGAGCCGGGTCGGGGTGGAGGAAGCTCTGCATGTCGCCGGGGCGCTGCTCAGGCGCCTCGCCGTTCCGGCCCCCGCGGAGTTTCCCTCGCTGGGGGCTGTGGCGCGGCAGATTTCCTCCTCCTTGCCTAGGCGCTGGGAACGGCAGGGCCGCCCGCTGCCCCCACAGGTCGTTGAGCGCGCAGCCGACCTGGCCCGCCACCTCGCCCCCTCGGTGGGAAGCCTGACGGTCAACTGGGACATCCATGACGGGAACGTGCTGAGGGCCGAGCGCGAACCGTGGCTGGTGATTGACCCGCAAGTCGTGGCGGGGGACCCGGAATACGGCGTGGCCCAACTGCTGTGGTGGCGGCTAGAGGAGATCGAGACGCGCGGCGGGGTGGAGTGGGCGCTCGACCAGGTTGTGAATTCGGCGGGGCTGGACGCGGCGCTGACCCGTGCCTGGACCTACGTCCGCACCGTGGATTACTGGCTCTCCGGGCAGGAGGCGGGATTGACGATTGATCCGCCCCGGTGTGCACGGGTGATTGAGAGGCTGGAGCAGGTGGGATGA
- a CDS encoding enoyl-CoA hydratase/isomerase family protein, which translates to MTPDQLLVPGAYPGLSLTLHDPGILEIVIRSEKTLNSVNAEAHRALTYVWRDIDAASGVRCVLIRGEGRGFSSGGDFTLIEEMAGDFTALARVWREARDLVYNVINCGKPIVSAIHGPCVGAGLAVALLADVSVAAKTARLLDGHVRLGVAAGDHAAIIWPLLCGLNKAKYHLLTGEPVSGEEAERIGLVSLCVPDEELLDRAWAVARRLATGSPTAVRWTKYALNNWLRQVGPTFDTSLALEFLGFAGPDVREGLASLREKREPRFQEDAPI; encoded by the coding sequence ATGACCCCAGACCAGCTTCTCGTCCCGGGCGCCTATCCCGGCCTGTCCCTCACCCTGCACGACCCCGGCATCCTCGAAATCGTCATCCGCAGCGAGAAGACGCTGAACTCGGTGAACGCGGAGGCCCACCGCGCCCTGACCTACGTCTGGCGCGACATCGATGCTGCCTCCGGGGTCCGTTGCGTCCTGATCCGGGGGGAGGGGCGAGGGTTTTCCTCGGGCGGAGACTTCACCTTGATCGAGGAGATGGCGGGCGACTTCACCGCCCTCGCCCGGGTGTGGCGGGAGGCGCGCGACCTCGTATACAACGTGATCAACTGCGGCAAGCCCATCGTGAGCGCCATCCACGGCCCCTGCGTCGGCGCGGGGCTCGCGGTCGCCCTGCTCGCCGATGTAAGCGTGGCGGCGAAGACGGCGCGGCTTCTCGACGGGCACGTCCGGCTGGGCGTCGCGGCGGGTGACCACGCCGCGATCATCTGGCCCCTGCTGTGCGGGCTGAACAAGGCCAAGTACCACCTCCTGACCGGCGAGCCCGTCTCCGGCGAGGAGGCCGAGCGCATAGGCCTGGTCAGCCTCTGCGTGCCCGACGAGGAATTGCTGGACCGGGCGTGGGCCGTCGCCCGCAGGCTCGCCACCGGCAGCCCCACCGCCGTCCGCTGGACGAAGTACGCCCTGAACAACTGGCTGCGGCAGGTGGGGCCGACCTTCGATACCAGCCTCGCCCTCGAATTCCTGGGGTTCGCCGGCCCCGACGTGCGCGAGGGGCTCGCCAGCCTGCGCGAGAAACGCGAGCCGAGGTTTCAGGAAGACGCGCCGATCTGA
- a CDS encoding DinB family protein, with translation MTLDPRRYPLGPIQDLLGQDAATLAEVATRMEGAAREWREVLADLDPEALARTFRPGSWTVGQLAHHTADAHLHGLNRLRYALTTEEYVIQPFDQEAWLTLPDAALPVAVALDLLDAVNAHWIALLRGLRPEQLARRVTHPQEGEQDLWRLVAKHDWHLRHHLAQVRLALGR, from the coding sequence ATGACGCTCGACCCCCGGCGGTACCCTCTCGGCCCGATTCAGGACCTGCTCGGCCAGGACGCGGCCACGCTTGCGGAGGTCGCCACGCGGATGGAGGGCGCGGCCCGCGAGTGGCGGGAAGTGCTGGCGGACCTGGACCCAGAGGCGCTGGCCCGTACCTTCCGTCCCGGCAGTTGGACAGTCGGGCAACTCGCCCACCATACCGCGGACGCTCATCTGCATGGCCTGAACCGCCTGCGCTACGCCCTGACGACCGAGGAGTACGTGATCCAGCCCTTCGACCAGGAGGCGTGGCTGACGCTGCCCGATGCGGCCCTGCCCGTCGCGGTGGCGCTCGACCTGCTGGACGCTGTGAACGCACACTGGATAGCTTTGCTGCGCGGCCTCCGACCCGAGCAGCTCGCGCGCCGCGTCACCCATCCGCAGGAGGGCGAGCAGGACCTGTGGCGCCTCGTCGCCAAGCACGACTGGCACCTGCGCCATCACCTCGCCCAGGTGCGGCTGGCGCTCGGGAGGTAG
- a CDS encoding histidine phosphatase family protein, translated as MSALHLTLIRHGATVWNGEGRWQGWTDTPLGEVGERQAERLARRLSETDPGTVYASDLQRAVDTARLALPGQPLILDGRLRELHFGRYEGATTDEVRHDPEYAAWQRDPWTLPAPGGGESLREVAARLRGWAEELPAGTVTAVTHGAAIRALLCDLFGWPAPPQPGYVLPFPYRLAHTGLTRLLREDGQWLLLTYNDHAHLEV; from the coding sequence CTGAGCGCCCTGCACCTCACCCTGATCCGCCACGGCGCGACGGTCTGGAACGGCGAGGGCCGCTGGCAGGGCTGGACCGACACGCCGCTGGGCGAGGTGGGGGAGAGGCAGGCCGAACGGCTTGCGCGGCGGCTCTCCGAAACCGATCCCGGAACGGTGTACGCGAGCGACCTTCAGCGGGCCGTGGACACCGCTCGCCTCGCCCTGCCCGGTCAGCCCCTGATCCTCGACGGGCGGCTGCGCGAGCTGCACTTCGGCCGCTACGAGGGCGCCACGACCGATGAGGTGCGGCACGACCCCGAGTACGCCGCCTGGCAGCGTGACCCCTGGACCCTTCCCGCTCCCGGGGGCGGCGAGAGCCTGCGGGAGGTGGCCGCCCGGCTGCGGGGCTGGGCCGAGGAACTGCCCGCCGGAACGGTCACCGCCGTCACCCACGGGGCCGCCATCCGCGCCCTGCTGTGCGACCTCTTCGGCTGGCCCGCCCCGCCGCAGCCCGGCTACGTCCTGCCCTTTCCCTACCGCCTGGCCCACACCGGCCTGACCCGCCTGCTGCGGGAGGACGGCCAGTGGCTCCTGCTGACCTACAACGACCACGCCCATCTGGAAGTCTGA